A stretch of the Vibrio stylophorae genome encodes the following:
- a CDS encoding HNH endonuclease family protein translates to MRDYLTLKTNKPPRINDVYEAFKKYVSSSQLDIEDVVADVRKHAQFYIAFSLEQEKEQKLLEAFQDLNAYKVDVSYPLILELYHDYDSQILTLDEFIECVRLIESYVFRRYVCDIPTNSLNKTFASFARSIRKSSYLESFKAELISLTSYRRFPSDSELNRCLQHKDMYNVRSRAYWLRRLENHDKKERISVENYTIEHVLPQNKNLSSQWQQALGDDWQSIQEEYVHTIGNLTLTGYNSELSDRFFTESEIWKAVSLVVHSL, encoded by the coding sequence ATGCGTGATTATTTGACGCTGAAAACGAACAAGCCACCAAGAATCAACGATGTTTATGAAGCATTCAAGAAGTATGTCAGTAGCTCACAGCTTGATATAGAAGATGTCGTAGCCGATGTGCGCAAACATGCCCAGTTCTATATCGCTTTTTCGTTAGAGCAGGAAAAAGAGCAAAAATTGCTTGAAGCCTTTCAAGACTTAAATGCGTATAAAGTCGATGTGTCTTATCCTTTGATACTAGAGCTGTATCATGATTACGATAGTCAGATTTTAACCCTCGATGAGTTCATTGAGTGTGTGCGCCTGATTGAGAGCTATGTGTTCCGACGTTATGTATGCGACATTCCAACTAACTCACTTAACAAAACCTTTGCGAGTTTCGCTCGCTCCATTCGTAAATCAAGTTATCTGGAAAGCTTTAAGGCTGAACTTATCAGTTTAACTTCTTATCGTCGCTTCCCGTCAGATTCTGAATTAAATCGCTGCCTACAGCACAAAGATATGTATAACGTTCGCAGCAGAGCCTACTGGCTACGACGCTTAGAAAACCACGATAAGAAAGAGCGCATAAGCGTTGAAAATTACACGATTGAGCACGTATTACCTCAGAACAAAAATCTGTCGTCTCAGTGGCAACAGGCGTTAGGTGATGATTGGCAATCAATTCAAGAAGAGTACGTCCATACTATTGGTAATCTCACATTAACAGGTTACAACTCTGAACTCAGTGATCGATTCTTTACTGAAAGCGAGATATGGAAGGCGGTTTCGCTAGTAGTCCACTCACTCTAA
- a CDS encoding DUF5655 domain-containing protein, whose protein sequence is MEGGFASSPLTLNQSLRNHKTWNIDSIQARSKLLADKMQTVWRYPSLSAEILEKYQAQPTKKAAYTISDHPYISVGSSKELFQVFSQKVMSLDENVKQEFLKLYVAFKLDTNFVDVIPQASGLRLSLNCKFTEIHDPKKLCRDVTSLGRWGNGDVEYKITELSDIPYAIQLIQQVIDMQVEG, encoded by the coding sequence ATGGAAGGCGGTTTCGCTAGTAGTCCACTCACTCTAAACCAAAGCTTAAGAAACCATAAAACTTGGAACATAGATTCAATTCAAGCTCGCTCTAAATTACTCGCGGATAAAATGCAGACGGTATGGCGTTACCCAAGCTTAAGTGCTGAAATTTTAGAGAAATACCAAGCCCAGCCAACAAAGAAAGCGGCTTATACGATTTCAGATCATCCGTATATTTCAGTTGGGTCTTCAAAAGAACTATTTCAAGTGTTTAGCCAGAAAGTCATGTCGCTCGACGAAAACGTGAAACAAGAATTTTTGAAGCTTTATGTCGCTTTCAAACTGGACACCAATTTTGTCGATGTTATCCCTCAAGCTTCTGGTCTAAGGCTATCTCTCAACTGTAAGTTCACTGAAATTCATGATCCAAAGAAGCTATGCCGCGACGTGACGAGTCTTGGTCGTTGGGGTAATGGTGACGTTGAATACAAAATCACTGAATTATCAGATATCCCCTACGCCATTCAGTTGATCCAGCAAGTTATTGACATGCAAGTTGAAGGTTAG
- the pglZ gene encoding BREX-1 system phosphatase PglZ type A encodes MNIEQISQGLLKKFEQSRLVFWQDVDKEFTDELPTLQLDTRYGLATIIEIDTLSHLEVKHRVELLEPEQAFLLYSQQKANDPIRDWLYDIRLYAQEFYADSSSMILNDIGMNMEFRPVISKFKSFFANKLRVTRLKKLLPKSATERELELALIAASLKLETPTFANILQVLLAQLANDFESGSLLAELDKYNLTPSFWTIVYEEFGYIVETNKDEKRHPSLQDLATKLLFTECFQALVNSGCSSNDSVLESFSPHLLPMLTSEQVEAGYSIDRIGMNSARRAHVVSFIVQLRESRTYQDSYNTIAAQIEADFEIRNKLSQITQPEKLMYVETFEFADKQLAILLAKNINTIEQQALNTITSHRLTTHWCHVKQVFVDTKYACVYQALKAAKQFYSLKAKFIDGFEFDSARAMYRAYEEQLFLFDSAYRVFCENANQVSHHGSDILKKTQLVADIEALYVDWYLHDLAIAWGKHVDNENLLDKWKFDGIINQYNFYNHEVERIFQSKQVKRVFVIISDALRYEVAHDIHEQINKEKRFKSTIKSQLGVVPSYTQLGMASLLPHQELTAHISKDVTFKADGLSTHGLEKRNAILEKYRGIAVKSSDVLNWTNEEGRKAIADTRIVYIYHDQIDAIGDKAATENQTFEACADGIKQIKLLVERIINKLNGNRILVTADHGFLFKSSDVVDSDKTALSVKPQGTVEGKKRYLIGQQLPRDDFYWTGNMTVTANLSSNSDQAEFMIPRGSNRFNFVGGAKFIHGGIMPQEICVPVLRIEHLKTAKQKTTAKQKVGVVPLSNPIRLVTLTEKIEFLQTNAVGNDFKERSLSIWIEDPDGKIVSNKAQVLFDSESSNSDDRKRNAILSLNGTGFERTTSYKLVMLDTENNDRFASYSVTIDLAIQDDFDDLF; translated from the coding sequence ATGAACATAGAACAAATATCTCAGGGCCTCCTAAAGAAATTTGAACAAAGCCGCCTCGTTTTCTGGCAAGACGTTGACAAGGAGTTTACCGACGAACTCCCTACTCTTCAGTTAGACACGCGTTATGGTCTAGCCACAATCATTGAGATTGATACGCTTTCACACCTAGAAGTAAAACACCGTGTTGAATTGTTAGAGCCAGAACAAGCGTTTTTGCTCTACAGCCAACAGAAAGCGAATGATCCTATTCGTGATTGGCTATATGACATTCGCCTATATGCGCAAGAATTCTATGCCGACAGTAGTTCGATGATCCTCAACGATATTGGCATGAACATGGAATTTCGTCCTGTTATCTCCAAGTTTAAAAGCTTCTTTGCGAACAAGCTGCGCGTTACACGACTTAAGAAATTACTTCCTAAGTCCGCTACAGAGCGTGAACTTGAGCTAGCGCTTATCGCGGCAAGCCTAAAACTAGAAACGCCAACATTTGCCAACATTCTCCAAGTATTGCTAGCGCAACTCGCTAACGATTTTGAGTCAGGATCACTACTCGCTGAGTTAGATAAATACAATTTAACTCCCTCTTTCTGGACGATTGTTTATGAAGAGTTCGGTTATATTGTTGAAACTAACAAGGACGAGAAACGTCACCCGTCGTTGCAAGATCTCGCGACCAAGCTTTTGTTCACAGAATGCTTCCAAGCACTGGTCAATAGTGGTTGTTCATCCAATGACAGTGTGTTGGAGAGTTTTAGCCCTCACCTACTACCGATGCTCACTTCTGAACAAGTTGAGGCAGGTTACAGTATTGACCGTATCGGTATGAACTCCGCACGCCGTGCTCATGTTGTCAGCTTTATCGTACAGCTTCGTGAAAGCCGTACCTATCAAGATAGCTACAACACCATTGCTGCCCAGATTGAAGCGGACTTCGAAATCCGCAATAAGCTGTCTCAAATCACTCAGCCAGAAAAACTGATGTATGTGGAAACATTTGAGTTTGCCGATAAACAGCTAGCTATTCTTCTTGCTAAAAACATTAACACCATCGAGCAGCAAGCACTCAACACCATTACCTCACACCGGTTGACCACCCATTGGTGCCACGTAAAACAAGTATTTGTCGACACTAAGTACGCTTGTGTGTATCAAGCACTTAAAGCGGCTAAGCAATTTTATTCTCTCAAAGCCAAATTTATTGATGGTTTTGAATTCGACTCAGCAAGAGCAATGTATCGGGCATACGAGGAACAGTTGTTCCTGTTTGATTCTGCATATCGAGTATTTTGTGAAAACGCTAATCAGGTTTCTCACCACGGATCCGATATCTTGAAAAAAACACAACTTGTGGCAGATATCGAAGCGCTTTATGTGGACTGGTATCTACATGACCTCGCTATTGCATGGGGTAAGCATGTCGATAATGAAAACCTACTCGATAAGTGGAAGTTTGACGGCATCATTAACCAATATAATTTCTACAACCACGAAGTCGAGCGTATCTTCCAGTCAAAACAAGTAAAACGTGTTTTTGTCATCATCAGTGACGCTCTTCGTTACGAAGTCGCTCATGACATCCATGAACAAATTAACAAAGAGAAACGTTTTAAATCGACGATTAAATCACAGTTAGGCGTTGTACCAAGCTATACGCAACTTGGCATGGCATCTTTACTGCCTCATCAAGAATTGACGGCGCACATTAGTAAAGACGTAACCTTTAAAGCTGACGGCTTGAGTACCCATGGACTTGAAAAACGTAACGCCATTCTTGAGAAGTACCGTGGCATTGCGGTGAAATCATCAGATGTATTGAACTGGACAAATGAGGAAGGTCGAAAGGCGATTGCAGATACTCGCATCGTGTATATTTACCATGATCAAATTGATGCTATTGGTGATAAAGCAGCAACTGAAAACCAAACATTTGAAGCGTGTGCTGATGGCATTAAGCAAATTAAGTTGTTGGTAGAACGTATTATCAACAAGCTCAATGGCAATCGTATTCTGGTCACCGCTGATCATGGATTTTTATTTAAATCAAGCGATGTCGTCGACTCCGATAAAACGGCGTTATCCGTTAAGCCTCAAGGCACTGTCGAAGGCAAAAAACGTTACTTGATTGGGCAACAATTGCCTAGAGATGATTTTTACTGGACAGGAAACATGACGGTTACTGCTAATTTATCGTCAAACAGTGACCAAGCCGAGTTCATGATCCCTCGAGGCTCCAACCGATTCAACTTTGTTGGCGGTGCGAAGTTCATTCACGGTGGCATAATGCCACAAGAGATTTGTGTACCTGTTCTTCGCATCGAACACCTAAAAACGGCGAAACAAAAAACTACAGCGAAACAGAAAGTGGGTGTTGTGCCCCTAAGTAACCCGATTCGCCTTGTGACGCTGACCGAAAAAATTGAATTCCTACAAACTAATGCGGTAGGCAATGATTTCAAAGAGCGTAGCCTAAGCATTTGGATTGAAGATCCTGACGGCAAAATTGTGTCTAACAAAGCCCAAGTGCTGTTTGATTCAGAGTCCAGTAATTCTGATGACAGAAAACGCAATGCTATTCTTTCTCTCAATGGCACAGGTTTTGAACGCACAACCAGCTACAAATTGGTTATGTTGGATACTGAGAATAATGATCGCTTTGCAAGTTATTCCGTCACGATTGACTTAGCGATTCAAGACGACTTCGACGACCTTTTTTAA
- the brxL gene encoding protease Lon-related BREX system protein BrxL yields MREIRDVDLDDLMTSEFKGRVVRKDLTKQLKEGANVPVYVLEYLLGMYCSATDDDLIQAGMERVKKILTDNYVRPDEAEKVKSMIRERGTHKVIDKISVKLNQKKDVYEASLSNLGIKDAVIPASMVKENEKLLTGGIWCIVTLSYFFEEGQKTSPFSVLSLKAIQMPSMNMDEVFNARRNFTMDQWLDLLLRSIGMEPANLEQRAKWHILARMIPFVENNYNVCELGPRGSGKSHVYKECSPNSLLVSGGQTTVANLFYNMSSRQVGLVGMWDIVAFDEVAGIRFKDKDGVQIMKDYMASGSFSRGRDSIEAKASMVFVGNIDQSVETLVKTSHLLAPFPAEMIDSAFFDRFHAYIPGWEIPKMRPEFFTNRFGLITDYLAEYMREMRKHAFADAIDKFFKLGNNLNQRDVIAVRRTTSGLLKLLVPHGEYSKEDVRTCLTYALEVRRRVKEQLKKIGGMEFFDVNFSYIDNESLEELFVNVPEQGGSQIIPPGMPNAGVVHFVSRGTAGKLGVFRIETQKTAGNGKLTTSGLGSDTEAKEQVKVGFEYFKGNLSRIAANNQYSDHEFHLHFVDLQMSGNSHSSSLASLIANCSTLLGKSMQESMVVLGSMTLGGVINPVQDLAGSMQVALEAGATKILIPMASASDIPTVPAETFTKFQVSFYQDPIDAVYKALGVN; encoded by the coding sequence ATTAGAGAGATACGAGACGTCGATCTCGACGATCTCATGACATCCGAATTTAAAGGTCGCGTTGTCCGTAAAGACTTAACTAAACAATTAAAAGAAGGCGCGAACGTTCCTGTTTATGTTCTGGAATACTTGCTCGGTATGTATTGCTCTGCAACTGATGATGACCTGATTCAAGCTGGTATGGAGCGAGTTAAGAAAATTCTCACTGACAATTACGTAAGACCTGACGAAGCTGAAAAAGTAAAATCGATGATCCGAGAGCGTGGCACGCACAAGGTTATTGACAAGATTTCGGTTAAGCTCAATCAGAAGAAAGACGTTTATGAAGCCAGCTTGTCGAACCTCGGTATCAAAGATGCCGTAATACCTGCCAGTATGGTCAAAGAGAATGAGAAACTGCTTACTGGTGGTATCTGGTGTATTGTGACGTTAAGTTACTTTTTTGAAGAGGGGCAAAAAACCTCACCATTTTCTGTTCTTTCGCTGAAAGCTATCCAAATGCCATCCATGAACATGGATGAGGTATTTAATGCTCGTCGCAACTTTACCATGGATCAATGGCTCGATTTGCTGCTTCGCTCCATAGGTATGGAGCCAGCTAACTTAGAGCAACGTGCCAAGTGGCATATACTCGCTCGGATGATCCCATTTGTAGAAAACAACTACAACGTATGTGAACTTGGCCCTCGTGGTTCAGGTAAATCGCACGTATATAAAGAATGTTCTCCAAACTCCCTTCTGGTTTCTGGTGGTCAAACAACAGTAGCCAACCTTTTCTACAATATGTCGAGCCGTCAGGTTGGCCTTGTTGGCATGTGGGATATCGTGGCTTTTGACGAAGTTGCTGGGATACGTTTTAAAGACAAAGATGGCGTGCAAATCATGAAAGACTACATGGCATCAGGCTCTTTCAGTCGTGGACGAGACTCTATTGAAGCTAAAGCTTCTATGGTTTTCGTGGGTAACATTGACCAGAGCGTTGAGACATTGGTAAAAACCAGTCACCTACTTGCGCCTTTCCCTGCGGAGATGATTGACTCTGCATTCTTTGATCGTTTCCATGCCTACATTCCTGGCTGGGAAATACCTAAAATGCGCCCAGAATTCTTCACTAATCGCTTTGGTCTGATCACCGATTATCTTGCTGAATACATGCGTGAAATGCGCAAACATGCGTTTGCAGATGCTATTGATAAGTTCTTCAAACTGGGAAATAACTTAAACCAACGTGATGTCATAGCCGTTCGTCGCACCACGTCAGGATTACTTAAGCTTTTAGTCCCACACGGCGAGTATTCTAAAGAAGATGTTAGAACCTGTTTGACTTATGCTCTTGAAGTTCGTCGCCGTGTTAAGGAACAGTTGAAAAAAATTGGTGGTATGGAGTTCTTTGACGTTAACTTTTCCTATATCGATAACGAAAGCCTAGAAGAGCTCTTTGTCAACGTTCCTGAGCAAGGTGGATCCCAGATCATTCCACCAGGAATGCCAAATGCGGGTGTTGTTCATTTCGTTAGCCGTGGTACTGCTGGAAAGCTAGGTGTCTTCCGCATTGAAACCCAGAAGACAGCGGGCAATGGCAAGTTAACGACTTCTGGCTTAGGCTCAGATACTGAAGCAAAAGAACAGGTGAAAGTGGGATTTGAGTATTTCAAAGGTAACTTGTCGCGCATTGCTGCAAACAACCAGTATTCTGATCACGAGTTCCATTTACATTTTGTCGATTTGCAAATGTCAGGTAACTCGCATAGTTCGAGTCTCGCGTCTCTGATTGCGAACTGCTCTACTCTGCTTGGGAAATCGATGCAAGAGTCGATGGTGGTACTTGGCTCAATGACATTAGGTGGTGTCATTAATCCAGTGCAAGATCTTGCAGGTTCTATGCAAGTCGCTCTAGAAGCTGGTGCAACTAAGATTCTGATCCCTATGGCATCGGCTAGTGATATACCAACGGTGCCTGCTGAGACATTTACCAAGTTCCAAGTTAGTTTCTATCAAGATCCTATCGACGCTGTGTATAAGGCGCTAGGAGTTAACTAA
- a CDS encoding transposase yields the protein MKTRYGKTRYTDSQVMCILKRAETGTSAPELCRKQGMHSATFYKWRTKHGGMNTP from the coding sequence ATAAAGACTCGATATGGAAAAACACGATACACGGACAGTCAGGTCATGTGTATTCTCAAGCGAGCGGAAACTGGCACGTCAGCACCTGAACTTTGTCGTAAGCAAGGGATGCACAGTGCCACTTTTTACAAATGGCGAACAAAACACGGCGGTATGAATACACCCTGA
- a CDS encoding acetate/propionate family kinase encodes MSNKLVLVLNSGSSSLKFALIDAETGAASLTGLGECFGLADARISWKLNGEKHETQLPGLDDHHQKAIDVIVGIVNEMQVEDRLVAVGHRVVHGGERFAKSVRIDQDVINGINEIQDLAPLHNPANLMGIHAAMAAFPALPQFAVFDTAFHQTMPPKAFTGAIATELYEKYGIRRYGFHGTSHYYVSREAAKMLNKPVDESNFISVHLGNGASVCAIHNGQSVDTSMGFTPLAGLMMGTRCGDLDPGIIEFLMKKGWSQDEIFNTLNKKSGFLGVSGVSSDARGVLEAMEQGHEGAKLAFDVFTYRVAKYIASYLVALDSLDAVIFTGGIGENSLPIRREILKNLKLLGFVEDEKGNEDARFGAAGQIAKSEMLGAVALVIPTNEELVIAQDCVNLM; translated from the coding sequence ATGAGCAATAAACTAGTTCTTGTCCTTAACTCAGGCAGCTCTTCACTGAAATTTGCTTTGATTGATGCCGAAACTGGCGCTGCTTCGTTAACAGGACTTGGCGAATGTTTTGGTCTGGCTGATGCACGCATTAGCTGGAAACTCAACGGCGAAAAACATGAAACACAACTGCCGGGTCTAGATGACCATCATCAAAAAGCGATCGATGTGATCGTTGGCATTGTGAATGAAATGCAAGTTGAAGATCGCCTTGTTGCAGTGGGTCACCGCGTGGTTCACGGTGGCGAGCGCTTTGCTAAATCTGTTCGCATCGACCAAGACGTGATCAATGGCATCAATGAGATTCAAGATCTGGCACCGCTGCACAACCCTGCAAACTTGATGGGTATTCACGCAGCTATGGCCGCTTTCCCTGCATTGCCACAATTTGCAGTGTTTGATACCGCATTCCACCAAACCATGCCACCAAAAGCATTCACTGGCGCAATTGCCACTGAGCTTTATGAGAAATATGGCATTCGTCGCTACGGTTTCCACGGTACCAGCCATTACTATGTCAGCCGTGAAGCTGCAAAAATGCTGAACAAACCTGTTGATGAAAGCAATTTCATCTCTGTGCATTTGGGTAACGGTGCATCGGTTTGTGCGATTCATAATGGTCAAAGCGTTGATACCTCCATGGGCTTTACCCCATTGGCAGGTTTGATGATGGGTACCCGTTGTGGTGACTTGGATCCAGGCATCATTGAATTTTTGATGAAAAAAGGCTGGTCACAAGACGAGATCTTCAACACCTTGAACAAGAAATCTGGCTTCTTGGGCGTATCTGGCGTGAGCAGCGATGCACGTGGCGTATTGGAAGCCATGGAGCAAGGTCACGAAGGTGCGAAATTAGCATTTGACGTGTTCACCTACCGTGTTGCCAAATATATCGCTTCATACCTAGTGGCACTGGATAGCCTAGATGCGGTGATCTTCACGGGTGGTATCGGTGAAAACTCACTACCTATTCGTCGCGAAATTCTGAAAAACCTTAAGCTACTCGGTTTTGTAGAAGACGAAAAAGGCAACGAAGATGCACGCTTCGGCGCAGCTGGTCAAATCGCCAAATCGGAAATGCTTGGCGCTGTGGCACTTGTGATCCCAACCAACGAAGAGTTGGTGATTGCACAAGACTGCGTGAACTTGATGTAA